A genomic segment from Lignipirellula cremea encodes:
- the gcvPA gene encoding aminomethyl-transferring glycine dehydrogenase subunit GcvPA — protein MPYLFNTPEDQQAMLEAIGASSVEDLFASIPEEFRLRRALNLPPAMPELALTQHLSALADKNIAAGRVPCFLGGGSYDHFIPAAVDMLASRGEFYTSYTPYQPEVSQGNLQAMFEYQSLICQLTGMDVSNASLYDGGSAVVEAVLMCAAVNARRRKVVTASSVHPEYRQILETYFATLELELVTVPAENGVVSLEALSAAVDDQTVCVVVQHPNFFGSLEDVAGIVELARQAGAFVVQSFDPLSLGLIKNPGELGVDVAVAEGQVLGTPMAYGGPYLGIMTCRDKFLRQIPGRIAGQTTAGGGRRCWVLTLQTREQHIRREKATSNICTNQGLYALRASIYLALMGPQGMREAAELCIRKSHYAAERLVRSSRFEQPFTSPFFKEFVVRDTQGEVAELLAGAESEGILAGVPLGKWYPEYEDCLLVAVTEKRTRAEIDRWASCLESVESGACSTADAV, from the coding sequence ATGCCGTATCTATTCAATACGCCAGAAGATCAGCAGGCCATGCTCGAAGCGATTGGGGCTTCGTCGGTCGAGGATCTGTTTGCCTCAATTCCGGAAGAATTCCGCCTGCGCCGCGCCTTGAACCTGCCTCCGGCGATGCCGGAACTGGCGCTTACGCAGCATCTTTCTGCGCTGGCCGACAAGAATATCGCCGCCGGTCGCGTCCCCTGCTTTTTAGGGGGCGGCAGCTACGACCACTTTATTCCCGCTGCGGTCGATATGCTTGCTTCGCGGGGAGAGTTTTATACCTCATACACGCCGTACCAGCCGGAAGTCAGCCAGGGCAACCTGCAGGCGATGTTTGAGTACCAGTCGCTCATCTGCCAGCTGACCGGCATGGACGTTTCCAACGCCAGCCTGTACGACGGCGGCAGCGCCGTCGTAGAAGCCGTGTTGATGTGCGCCGCCGTCAATGCCAGGCGGCGGAAGGTCGTTACCGCCTCAAGCGTGCATCCCGAGTATCGCCAGATTCTGGAGACCTACTTCGCCACGCTGGAACTGGAACTAGTCACCGTGCCCGCGGAAAACGGCGTGGTTTCGCTGGAAGCACTTTCCGCCGCGGTCGATGACCAGACCGTTTGCGTGGTCGTGCAGCACCCCAACTTTTTCGGCAGCCTGGAAGATGTCGCCGGCATCGTCGAACTGGCTCGCCAGGCTGGCGCCTTTGTGGTGCAATCGTTTGATCCACTAAGCCTGGGTCTCATCAAAAACCCAGGAGAACTGGGCGTCGATGTGGCCGTGGCCGAAGGCCAGGTGCTAGGCACCCCGATGGCTTATGGCGGGCCATACCTGGGCATCATGACCTGTCGCGACAAGTTCCTCCGACAGATTCCCGGCCGCATCGCCGGTCAAACCACCGCGGGCGGCGGACGACGCTGCTGGGTGCTGACCCTGCAGACACGCGAGCAACACATTCGTCGGGAAAAAGCGACCAGCAACATCTGCACCAACCAGGGCCTGTACGCCCTGCGGGCCAGCATTTATCTGGCCCTGATGGGGCCGCAAGGGATGCGGGAAGCGGCCGAATTGTGCATCCGCAAATCGCACTACGCAGCCGAACGGCTGGTCCGGTCATCCCGTTTTGAGCAGCCGTTTACTTCGCCGTTCTTCAAGGAATTCGTCGTTCGCGATACCCAGGGCGAAGTGGCCGAACTGCTGGCCGGCGCCGAAAGCGAAGGGATCCTGGCCGGCGTGCCGCTGGGGAAATGGTATCCCGAATACGAAGACTGCCTGCTGGTCGCGGTGACCGAAAAACGCACGCGAGCAGAGATCGACCGCTGGGCCAGTTGCCTGGAAAGCGTCGAGTCGGGAGCCTGCAGTACGGCCGACGCCGTTTAA
- a CDS encoding SGNH/GDSL hydrolase family protein translates to MSVTCCLPLCAVWILLGAAVATATEAPAAASKKTSNVHGRSDFSRARDRFEKTKKGHVAFIGGSITEMEGYRPLLADWLKERFPDTEFTVTAAGISSTCSTTGAFRLERDVLSQGPVDLFFVEFAVNDDQDAHHTREECIRGLEGILRHTLLHHPQAEIVVTYFVNPDMRDALTAGKTPVPIAAHEKVARHYGVSSVNLAKEVAERIQRGDLTWETYGGTHPKLPGNRLAADLIIDMLSQAWQGDAPATPTPAAPLPAMLDEASYAAGRFVSPAEAKFTAPWQLHTPDWKKLPGSCRGRFLEQKLLCADQAGAEFSLAFEGRAIGAYLLAGPDAGAVEASIDGGPFEKFDLYHHYSKGLHYPRTVMFADELEPGTHSLRLRIAADKNPASSGHAVRILQFTAN, encoded by the coding sequence ATGTCTGTTACCTGCTGCCTGCCGTTGTGTGCTGTCTGGATTTTGCTGGGAGCTGCTGTTGCGACGGCGACGGAAGCTCCGGCCGCCGCGTCTAAAAAGACCAGCAACGTGCACGGACGAAGCGATTTCTCCCGCGCCCGCGATCGGTTCGAAAAGACAAAAAAAGGGCATGTGGCGTTCATCGGCGGCTCCATTACCGAAATGGAAGGCTATCGTCCGTTGCTAGCCGACTGGCTGAAGGAGCGCTTTCCAGACACCGAATTCACCGTGACGGCGGCCGGGATCTCGTCCACCTGTTCCACGACGGGCGCCTTTCGCCTGGAACGTGACGTGCTGAGCCAGGGGCCGGTCGATCTGTTCTTTGTCGAGTTTGCCGTCAACGACGACCAGGACGCCCACCACACTCGCGAAGAATGCATCCGCGGCCTGGAGGGGATCCTGCGGCATACGCTCCTGCACCACCCCCAGGCGGAGATTGTCGTCACGTATTTTGTGAATCCCGACATGCGCGACGCTTTGACGGCCGGCAAGACGCCCGTTCCGATTGCCGCCCATGAGAAGGTCGCGCGGCACTATGGGGTGTCGAGCGTCAACCTGGCGAAGGAAGTGGCCGAGCGGATCCAGCGGGGCGATTTGACCTGGGAAACGTACGGCGGCACCCATCCCAAACTGCCTGGCAACCGCCTGGCGGCCGATCTGATCATCGACATGCTCAGCCAGGCCTGGCAGGGCGACGCACCGGCAACCCCCACGCCGGCGGCGCCATTGCCGGCGATGCTGGACGAAGCGAGCTATGCGGCCGGTCGTTTCGTCAGTCCGGCGGAAGCGAAGTTTACCGCCCCCTGGCAACTGCATACGCCCGACTGGAAGAAGCTGCCGGGATCCTGCCGGGGACGTTTTCTCGAGCAGAAGCTGCTCTGCGCCGACCAGGCCGGGGCTGAGTTCTCGCTGGCGTTTGAAGGACGCGCGATTGGCGCCTACCTGCTGGCCGGTCCCGACGCCGGCGCTGTGGAAGCCAGCATCGACGGCGGCCCGTTCGAAAAATTTGACCTGTATCACCATTACAGCAAAGGGCTGCACTACCCAAGAACCGTGATGTTCGCCGATGAACTCGAGCCCGGGACCCACTCCTTGCGCTTGCGAATCGCTGCCGATAAAAACCCCGCCAGCAGCGGTCATGCGGTGCGAATTCTGCAGTTCACGGCGAATTAA
- a CDS encoding FadR/GntR family transcriptional regulator, whose translation MSKIGELPVLQTTKLVEQTVVCLRDRILQGDYLAGDLLPSQGALCEELGVSRSVIREAMRTLQSLGLLDVSQGRRPSVRPAEPSAVIETLGMLVARSDLSMTDLIEVRRPLEVEIAGLAALRRTDPQLQKMEIAIRDQRAARDVAQQAACDLRFHQVLVEASGNALFGIVLNVLAEMLRRSRRQTLQHSGVEVALFHHQRILDAVAASDEQQARQAMAAHILQTLDDLKAGNP comes from the coding sequence ATGTCAAAAATCGGTGAGCTGCCGGTCCTGCAGACAACGAAACTCGTGGAGCAAACGGTCGTCTGCTTGCGGGATCGCATCCTGCAGGGAGATTACCTGGCGGGAGACCTCTTGCCGTCCCAGGGAGCTCTGTGCGAAGAGCTGGGCGTATCGCGAAGCGTTATCCGCGAGGCGATGCGGACCCTGCAGTCGCTGGGATTGCTTGATGTCTCGCAGGGACGCCGGCCTTCGGTGCGGCCGGCCGAACCGAGCGCCGTGATTGAAACGCTCGGCATGCTGGTCGCCCGTTCCGATTTGTCGATGACCGACCTGATCGAAGTACGGCGCCCTCTGGAAGTCGAAATCGCCGGACTGGCTGCCCTGCGACGAACCGACCCGCAACTGCAGAAAATGGAGATCGCAATCCGCGACCAGCGAGCCGCCCGCGATGTGGCCCAGCAGGCGGCGTGCGATCTGCGTTTCCACCAGGTACTGGTCGAAGCCAGCGGCAACGCCCTGTTTGGGATCGTGCTCAACGTGCTGGCGGAAATGTTACGCCGGTCCCGGCGGCAAACCCTGCAGCACAGCGGGGTTGAGGTCGCCCTGTTTCATCACCAGCGAATCCTCGACGCCGTCGCTGCCAGCGACGAACAACAGGCCCGCCAGGCGATGGCCGCCCACATTCTGCAGACGCTTGACGACTTGAAGGCCGGCAACCCCTGA
- a CDS encoding RsmB/NOP family class I SAM-dependent RNA methyltransferase, whose protein sequence is MNKSARDFEDRKRREFLARVGKILDIDRHRAEEAFHIELQSSLRINRLTEISVPEIFARLEQAEVELEPIPWRDDAWHLLSDKKAVSQSAFFEQGYTYLQNASSLAPVAILDPQPGESILDVCAAPGGKSSDIASRTGNQCRLWLNDSIQPRIDKLREVVAQFHVKAEQITDYPGQYLTKHLDETFDRILLDAQCSGEGMIDLNHPRALRFWSLARIRKFARLQEKMLSEAFKLLRPGGVLVYSTCTLAPEENEAPVDRLLRICPTATLEPIGIDLPGGRPGVTGWENRRFDKRLEHAVRITPSIFYETFFVCRIRKEE, encoded by the coding sequence ATGAATAAATCTGCACGCGATTTTGAAGACCGTAAACGCCGCGAGTTCCTGGCCCGCGTCGGGAAAATTCTCGATATCGATCGACATCGGGCGGAAGAGGCGTTTCATATTGAGCTGCAGTCGAGCCTGCGCATCAACCGTCTGACGGAGATCTCGGTTCCGGAAATTTTCGCCCGGCTGGAACAGGCTGAGGTGGAACTGGAGCCGATTCCCTGGCGGGACGACGCCTGGCATTTGCTGAGCGATAAAAAGGCCGTGTCGCAGTCGGCGTTTTTTGAGCAGGGCTACACTTACCTGCAGAATGCTTCCAGCCTGGCGCCTGTCGCCATACTGGACCCGCAGCCGGGCGAGTCGATCCTGGACGTCTGTGCGGCGCCCGGCGGCAAGTCGTCGGACATTGCTTCCCGGACCGGGAACCAGTGCCGGTTGTGGCTGAATGATTCGATCCAGCCGCGCATCGACAAGTTGCGCGAAGTGGTCGCCCAGTTCCATGTGAAAGCGGAACAGATCACCGACTATCCGGGGCAGTACCTGACCAAGCATCTGGACGAAACCTTTGATCGCATCCTGCTCGACGCGCAATGCAGCGGCGAAGGAATGATTGATCTCAACCATCCCAGAGCGCTTCGCTTCTGGTCGCTGGCCCGAATCCGGAAGTTCGCCCGGCTGCAGGAGAAAATGCTGTCGGAGGCGTTCAAACTGCTGCGGCCCGGCGGGGTGCTGGTTTATTCCACCTGTACGCTGGCGCCGGAAGAGAACGAAGCCCCCGTCGATCGACTGTTGCGCATTTGTCCGACCGCTACGCTGGAGCCGATTGGGATCGACCTGCCCGGCGGCCGGCCCGGCGTCACGGGCTGGGAGAATCGGCGGTTTGACAAGCGGCTGGAGCACGCTGTGCGAATCACTCCGTCGATCTTTTACGAAACGTTTTTCGTTTGCCGGATTCGCAAGGAAGAGTAA